The nucleotide window cATGAGTCCAAGTCCTACCAGTTAGCCCTACCATGGATGCAAATCAGCAGTACAGTGTATGCAAGCGGTTCTTAAAGCTAGGGTTGCAAATCAGATACCATTTATGGTCATtcaaacagaatacaacatgGACTCGTTTTCAAAGCGGCAAATGTTTGGGTGAAATAATCAGATGGaaaaaatcagacaaacaaaaatacagtttaGTAGGCTAGGTGACCGTCATCAGCCTGGTTTGCCTCACTTTAACTCTCCAAGGCGGTGCTCATCAAGGCTTGGGTTCACTGGAGACAAACTGGCTCAGAGAAGTAAGGTTCGAACCGCTTGCAATCACAAGATCGAGGTGCTCCACAAAATATGTCAAAACCTGTAAAATGTTGCTGGTATGCCTGCTGGGCCGCTCAGTTCTTGCGTCTTGTGATGTCATCAACTTCAATAACGCAAAAGGTCAATTGGTTTCCCCTTCagtcagctttttaaaaaagcgtATTTGTGAAACCCTGCAGTAGAATTCCAAGCTTTGGCACTATAATGTCACTAAGGAATGCTAGATGATTTTTAAGCGTAAAGAACATCTCACGCTAGGCCTTATTGTATTTCCTGAACTTTTGATCAGTCCAAGGAACTATTTTACTTTAATGGTTTTATTCtccatattttaactttttccttttctgcaATGTTTCCCTTACAAACTGTCCTTCAAAGCACTTTGGACTCCCTTGTGCAGGAAGggtgcaataaaaataaacttgccttgtctttACAGTACAGATTTTCCTGGACTTAATATTCAAAAAGGCCAGAGATCTATAACAAACCATTTTCTCAGCCAACACTGCCCCCACGTGGTGAGACGTGATAATAGACAAGTCTCAtactgtgttttttcttttttttttttttttaacaataccgaaagttatttttttaaaataagaaccCACCAACACTGTGTTTAAAGTATATCAGATAAGCATTTCTaacaaaacagtttaaataaagaaacacGGGGAAAAAGTTTTATAATAACTGTATttgaatcaaacacattttaaatatattatagaTCAAGTACACATACATGTCAAAAAACAGTGGTACATGGTaccaagagttttttttctggttcctTTCCACATCTAGGTAAGgctcaaaagaaataaaaataaaaattaaccaAGCACACCTTCCAGTTTAGCAGTCAATTCATTACTGAGTTTTGTGTCAGCaatatttttatgtatatatatatatatataaaaactaaggtcaccattttaaaaaaaagacaaatattcaTACAAGGGATAAACcagaatttatatatatatatttatatatgtatagaaCCTTAAGGACATGGAGTTAGGAGTTTGCTTACATAGCTGGAGTCTTTATTCTAGCGCTCTGTAAAGGTGCCTTGATATTCACGAAGAACGTCAGCCAGTCTAAGCACTGGATCAGCTCTTTGTCTGTTTCGACATCACACATTGCAAGATGTTCTACAGTACACAAATGGCCGGGGAAGGACAGCTTAAATTAGTAAACCACACTTGATTTTGTGACAAAGTAACAGAAACTGTACATTTCTCCTAGCTGACGGGCTCTAAGTGGCAGAGCCAGGCGTGACAAACTCATGTAAGATCATGTAAAAACAAggaatgctttaaaaaaaaaaaaaaggtgctgaGTGGGAGTGAATTTCATTCAGTCCTTGGAGAATCCTCTTTAGGTCCGAGCTAAGCAGGCGCCGTAGTCCCgacaggctgctgctctgtGCCAGCTTTCTTCTGGACTCGTGCTGAATGCTTCCCTCTGTAGGAGTGTCTCCCTCTACTTTAATGCGAGCACCCTCCTCTGGCACCTGATGGGCATCTTCATAGTGTTTTAGAGACAGAAGACTGAAGTACTTCAAGTTTAGTCTCGGTCCATGCGTAACAATCACTCACCCACACCAACAGCAGCGCGCGCACACAAACGTAAGGTAAATGGGGAGGTAATAAAATTCTTTGTTCTTTGCGGGAGTAAAGCAGTTCACTGCAGTGCACATCCAGCCGACAGATCATCACCGACTTAGCCGGAGTCTGCAggaaggggggcggggggggttACCGTCCTTTGGTTCCTCGGTGAGGTCATAACTGCACACAGACAGAGGAAGACACTTAACAAAGATGTGTTTTCCTCACACACATCCCTCCTGAGAGTGCTGAGGGAGCCCTGGTACCTTGGTGGACTTGCCGGGGCTGTCGTGGTTCGACTGGTGGACGACATCATTGACAATCATCTTGGCTATCTTCCACGCCATCTCCTCCTGGGCCTTAATtggagaacaacaacaacaaaagagacAAATGTATGATGTGGAAACGGTCGTGTGAGAGCATGGGCCGAGCCTCTATGAATCATTGATgatacttttacagtttttcatCTCACCTCATCCGAGTTGCCCTGGACCCACTTCTTCATCGcttgagaaaacatggaacCTTGATAAGGAAAGAAAGCCTTTTTACCCAACAGACCTCCTTTCATGAAAATAATATCTTAATAACAGGAAGTTTAACTTTTGACTTGTGTCTGTTCATCGTTTATAATCTCCCACACCCTGAAAGAATCATATAacaaagttttctttaaaaaaaaaaactattaaaataaaacagccaaaATGATCAAGAAGAAAAGATGTCAGGTGTGCTGTTTAGGACAACCAGATTTGTTTTTACTGCCACAATGTATCTTTTCCAGGAAATAACTAAAATAGTATGTGAGATTGAATGTAATCTTTATACACATCATATCCTGGATTTACGTTTTCTTAGAAAAGTAAAGTTccaaaacgtgtttttttttttttttttagatgcattGCCATCAGTAAAGtatttttgggggggtttaTGTGACCAACATGCTGTAATACAGAACTGTAAACCAGGTGAAAAGGGGATACCTACATAGTTTCTACCTTTGTTACAAACAGGAATAAACTAGAGTGCTCATGTATTAAAGCTGCTGTCAGTTCTGAGAAAACCGTGGATTTAACCTAAAAACATGAAGCCCATCTTCAGGGTCCCTTCCTCTTGCAACCCCCCTCCACAGTGGAGCATGCCGTACTGCTCCAATGTTTACCCCCGTTTTATTTTGGACTCggtccatttctttctttctagcTTGCTTTTCATGATCGGACTTCTTCTGTTTATCCGTCTTTGTTTTCTaagccggtgtaggtaccagatcgtctCAGGCTGCCAGATTGGCTCGGGTGCTACCCGATGACGTCCatatatggcaactcaactcaaacaaactacattatgcccgtggtctccatttgttacaaataaattttattttgttaatttacggttattttcctgtaaattagttgaggcatgaaaacttttaacatcattttggaatacttgtgtggtagtctgacaatttaatcggtaattttgcaggatcaaagttacaaccttagagaaatttaattcctccaattttttttaagttgtgaagggaaactaaaccataaactcatttcatttttaataagtcagcagccaaatttaattttatcacggcattcatcactttaaaatcaataacgttcattcctcctttttgtactgatgttgttctttctgatcacatgtttttttattattccagatgaaattgtgatgaatttgataattttttttatcgtggtatttggtacatttaagatatatgctggataaattagtctggctagcccttccatttttgttaacaatattcttccaaacattgagccaattgtcaaatatttgttgattttatttattgtttttgtaaaatggcttgaatgtttgttcaagcttttgagaaaaaagaaaccgctaaattaacttaataaaattgattcgttacaaatgcagaccgcgggttctatgtagtttgtttgagtggcgttgccataaggtgacgtcatcgggaggcgcagggaccatggcgattttctttgtaaaattgtccgtttacaaaccgcaatcccgctcttgaataaaacctacaccccgctataattactttagtaagttgtccagaccaattacaatattttgcgcaattgagcaaacaTTAAACCAACCATGtgtagtgacgtcatcagaaggtgcaggacccgagtcaatcttgcagcccgagtcaatctggtacctacaccggcgcCACACAAGAAACTGccagttttcctgtaaagcaggtcGTTTCCCTGCCATTTTTCCACACAGCTGCCGCACACCAGCAATCCTGAGCTTGAGCAGTAAGGGCTGTGCGGAGGGAGGGGTGTGAGCAGCACGTACCCGAGCGTGACTGACACTactcctcctggctctgattggctgttacTGACAGGGAGCGGCGTATCTCTGCAAAGGCCACTGGGAGGACCCAGAggagtttgattttttttccacacattatctgtctcatattcTACTGCCAGCACATACTGACAGTTTTAACagatatgtaaaaataaaatagaaatttttACAAAcgttacctactgcagcttaaAGCCCCTCTAAGTTGATGCTTTGCAGAACCATCTTTCAACCTTTTAGGACATGCCTCTGTCAGCTTGGCACATTAAGGAACTGGAACCTTTGctcattcctctttgcaaaatagcaaaAGCTCAGAGAGTGCAAGTGAACAGCAAATGTGTAAGGTTAGTTAGGTGTGGACGTTGACAAGGCCTTTCTAAAATTATGCCTTTGATCTAAATCACACCATTGGGAGGTGAAAgaaaagtcaaagtaaaaatattCGGATTTCAGACGTGCAAACCTTAAGAATCTCTCTCGGTCATAAAGACCTTTGTTTGACTTTTGGAGCGGAAAACTTTTCCCACGCCAGCAAATCTCTTAAATATTTCATAGGGCTTCAAGCTGCAGGGAGCAGCCAGATAACGTTTACACCCAGGGTTATAGAAAAGAGGAAAGACACCTGAGTGCTTCTTACCTTTTGATTTTTTCACATCCGGTTCTGGCTCGGCCTCTCTGATGAACTGACCCAACTCGTTCACCTTTCCAAAAGTCATCTTTCTGAGAACGCAGAGGACAAGCGCTAATGAAGACAGCTGACAGGGCAAAAGGGTTGAAAGCGGGCCGCAGCCTTTGTTACGCACACACTCCTGCTACGTCACCATAAAACACGCATGGAGTCAGTAGCTTACTAACTGATGGTAAGATCActcttttatattatttttacacaGGAATGTTAAAGCATGATCACAAAAtactttagagcaggggtgtcaaacatatggcccgcgggccggatccggcccgccgaacaatttagtccggccctgtggctaaatgcactatcattataaaaaaaataaaaaaaatgttttttttttttttttccagtgtcctgtctggcaatgtggaaataagatgccacaaagagctcatcagatttgactttcacaagtggacaagataaaaggaagagaatgataaaacaattattgaaaaaaacatgtacttcatttaattgaaaatatgcagttcctatattgtccacgaggggcgctgtgttttaattaacagattaagcttcaggtgtggaaaaattcaaatcatttcttaatttttatctgtttgatgtattttgtcatgcaggacagtgtttttaagttccaaaaaatgtgaataaatgtttttcaacattgtttaatcactgtgatcagttcttatgcataatgcacaagtaaatgtttaactgagtaaaagtattgttgaaattgcacatacttttcttaaaaacgctgaggttattcataatatattgtgtaaaagtgaaattaacttaatataaaaatcaacaacaagtccacatttattagttctatttaatcttgcaatgagtttactcgtgtggccctcttgagatcagattaagctgtatgcggcccctcaaccaaaacgagtttgacacccctgctttagaggaTTTAGTAAGAGAACAATAAATCGTAGATTTcacagacagggcaggaaagtCTGATTTTTTTGGGTGAAGCCAGTGATTGCAGAGCAGTGGGGGCACCAACACTCACCCAGCGTACGGCCGCTGGTAGAGCATCTCAGGATCCAGACTGGCCACGTCTACAGTAATCGCCTCGTCGAAGTTCTTCAGAATCTTGATGGCTGCTTTTTTGGCTCCCTGCTGCGACGAGGACACGACAGGAACCCGGGCTTATCAGGATGCACGCAACaaaaccagcagaaccatccTGACCTCATCGTTATTCACGTAATCCGCCAGGACAGGAGCAAATGTCGGCAGATGCCCCCCTCAGGGGACGAAGACGTGGGTTCACTCACCTGAGCCTGGGAGCTCTCGCTAGCATTGGAACTGGAGCGGTCGTTGTCTGCCGGCCCGCCCTGACCTTGAGTGCCGAGACTCACAAACTCATCCCCCCGCACTGAATTGATGAGGTCGCTCAGGTATTTGTAGTAAAGGTTGCTGGACAGGAAGCCGGGCAGGTACACCTAAACAATTTCAAAAACAGGAAGAACAccctggtaaaaaaataataataataattaaagaaacaCTGAGCTACAACAGCTCACATCTGACCTTCACGTGCTAATAAGATTTCTCCTCCCTTTTCATTAGGACAAGAGCTTTTGTCTGTGGTGTAATTGCATAATTTGTCAGTGACAACACACAAAACCTTCAGAGAAAAGAAATCCCAAATAAACTTCAGATAagtcaaccatttttttttttattaaacagagGATACGCAGTTCCTTGTAAGAAATATTTATATCGCTTAATCCTTTTTTATATCTCGTTACAAGCGCAAAGCTGTGGAGAACTTTAAAATAGAATTAGGTCCAGAAGAGAAGTGgtttctctggaggagctgcagaggtcaaAAGCTCAGGTAGTAGCACCTGTCAACAGCACAATTATTAGCTGTGCACAAATCTGGTGCTTTAAGGAGGAGCGTAAAGAAAAGAACTCATAGCAGGTCCTGTTTTTGTTCGTCACGACTCATGGGAAGGTGGTGCTCTGCTACGATGAGTAAATCTTTGCTTTCTGAGCTCCATGCAAAAGGCCGTGTGTGGCGGAGACGTGACGCTGCACATCGACCTGAACACCTCATCCTTGTGTCGAAAcacggaggtggcagcatcgtaCTGCGGCAATGACTTTCTTCAGGAAGTACAGGGAAGTTGATCGAAGTTGATTGGAAGATGAAGTTAGATTCAGGTCAGAAGAGAAAGAACGTCTGTTAGAGGCTGGAAAAAGACCTGAGATTGGGGCGCAGCGTCCCCTTCTGGCACCGCATGAGTCCTACGCATAAAGCCAGCGCTGCAGTGGGATGGTTTTGGGCACGAGACCTTTCAAAGGAGTAGTGAATGAATAGTGAAAAATTAAAACCGTTAGGTACCACACACACCTTTATTAACCACCCGTTTTGCTTTCAATTTAATTTCAACTACAGACATTCTGTAAATTACAACCCATTAGAAATGTTAAGCTCATTTTTGAGCTGGTACCATTTACCAaagcatttttctgcttttgattTAAGCCACATTTGAATTTCTGTGGCCTTCAAGTGCTTTCAAGTTAAAGATTACAGGTTTAGAGCAAATTATGTTGTGTTAGGATGGTCTAGTCAACGTCCAGATCAAAATCCAACTCGGAGTCTGCTGCCAGATTTAAAAACCGACGTTTACAGATGCTCTCTATcccatctgactgagcttgaggtaTTTCCTGTAGAAgacgtgcaaagctggtagaaacgtGCGGCAATACACaaagaggtgggtagagtagccaaaaattgtactcaagtaagcgTAGCACTACTTcgacatatttttactcaagtaaaaagtagtccgccaagaaattactcaagagtaAAAGGGTATTTGgcaagaaggctactcaagcaCTGAataactaatcataacaacggatgatttaatatttaaaaattatgcaaatcggacagacaaaaatataaggttatgtacaaattctggtattttaaagacaaaaatgaaaaatataataaGAATAACAATTACATTCTTCAGGCAGAAGAATGTAATTGTTTAATgtcaagtttaatgttttttcaacattaaacctGACAGcattacagcagttaatgtatattcAGTATgctagaacagtgcaaagtacttccaatgacaatatccaCTGTTTACTGGACGTTCATTCGACCTCCACGTGGCTCAATGAGGTCAGCAGATAGAAACTTTAAACtttataactttaaaataacaaagctggtGTATAagcaagaagtctcactttaacatgaactcttgtttttgtctctctggtgcattttttggttaaaacaagcaTGTTCTTTATTCGTGAAGTTACTCGCAGCAGGTAGAGAAGCCAGAAATTTCACTCAAGAGTAGCGATaaggaaaagttaaaagtacagcGCAGTAAAgatactcctaaaagtacatttggttcaaaaagttactcaagtgaatgtaactgagtaaatgtaactagttactacccacctctggctCCAATACACTTGCAGGTGTATTTGCAGGGACATGTGCATTTAAGGATGTATTGACTTCGagaggctgaacacaaatgcacaccacacttttcagattttgatttgTAAAGAATGAGAGTAGGTTCTAGCTGGAGGAACACCTTTTCAAAGCACCATGCATCAGAAGTCTAATTCCTGTACCCAGACGGGTTACATTAAGGACAATTTTACAGAAGGCCTTATCAGAGACTCTGACCTTCTCCATGGTGGTCCAGGCCTGTCTTAAAGGAGTGGTGAAACAGTCGGGGAGGGGGCCTCCCTCTCGGCAGATATTCGACTCTATCTCCATCCTCACCGAGTCGCCGAAGCCCAGAGGGTTGGTAGCCTGGAGTGAGAAATACCTGGACCACAAAAAATAAAGGCATGAAGGAATGAGTTCAGATCAGGGCAAAACAATCAAAACAGCTGTTTAACTCTTTTTCATCACTTTTGCTCTCCATCTACATCAAATCAGTCACtactaatttctttattttcagtgtTATTGTTCAAAAATGATGTGAATTTTCCCTGTTTCTAAAAGGAAAGGAGAATAATTTAGGTTTGCATGCACCTTACTTCAAAGTTAATACACTACTGTCATGTTTATCACATTTGTACTACTGATATTAAATTGCTCAAAAATATGAATACATGCACTGGTATACTATGGTATACCAGTGCATATACCATATTTATATCTAATGTATCAACAGGtattaaaaaatctttttcttcaattaaataaatcaaaatctgtataatctgacccaatctgtataatatgattgaacttgactttgtaaagtgccttgagatgacatgtttcatgatttggcgctatataaataaaattgaattgaattgaattgaaaatcgAATTAAAAGTGAATCAAGTGTGAAGTTCTTAACAATACCCAGCTctggtgtttatgtatttattctttAACATTGGATCACACCTATAAAAAGGCTCTACgattcagggggaaaaaagatcaCAACAACATTTGGATAATTACTCTTCAGCTATGCACACACTATGAGACAGACATGCACTCATCAAGGTTACCAGAACGTAATCTACCCTTCCTCCATTAACCTTATCGAGCCTGACCTATAAACATCTGACTAAATGGTGGTCTTTTACAAAATACTCGCCTAAAAGCCTTTCCCACAAAACTCTGGggaaaagcatttaaaacataacCATGTTTAATCACGAGAATAACCTGActgcttaaacaaaaaaatgaattaacatgacataaactttttaaacaaaagctcTAACAGAACAAATTAAGTAAAggatgtaaaagaaaagaaaaaataaacatccttTAAGGTtttcagaaacacaaaaaattaaattaaattaaaaggaaaGGAAGGTCTTACTTATCATAGAGGATCATGGCGTCGTTTTGAGCCTCCTGACCGTCATACTGGCCTTTTTTAGCAGCTAACTGGTTCTGGAAGTTATCCGCAGCCAGCCAGAACTGTAGTATGTTCATCGCCTCTTCCTTCTCCATGTACTGTCAATGAGACAATATGAAACCATGAAGAGGTGCAAAAACTCAGAGCATCACTCTGACCAATAACGACCCATCAGTTCAGCACAGTGATCGCAGGTTAGTAGACCACTGAGgcagaaatctttgtttctttaCTTCTCTTTCACTTGTATTTGTCTGTGTGGGGCTTTATTATTGTGCTTTTGAGGACAGGTGTAAAACATGGAGTCAACAGGAGGCCCAGACTGTGTGTGagaaggtggaaaaactgggcAGACTCACCTCTGAGAAATAGAAGAGAGCTGACTCACAGAACAAGATGTCAGCCAGGAACACGGAGCCACTCGTCAAAACTTCAATCTGGTATTTACAGAAATGGTGGCTCCGCAGGAAGTCAGTAAAGTGCCTGGAAATCAGAGAGGACGTGGGAGGCGGAGACAGCCGTTACCCAGGGTGTCAACGCGGGAGAACCATCGGGGGAAACTCATGGTGCAACATGTTGGAGAGGAGCACAGAAACTCACTGTTGTTCCAGGATGGAGAAGACAACCGACTGTGCAATGACGAAGCAGTTTGGGTCCACCATGCCATCTTCTCCGCAAATCTTAGCTGAGCGGAACGCAGGGcagaaaggaaaataattttatgACTTCAGACCGGAGGTTACATTAAGAACTAGTGAGGCTCTGTCTTTGGTTTTCTTCTTACCAACTATATCGTTTCTGATCTGTTCTGTGATGGGGATGGGCCTCACCGCATCTGGAGAAATGTATTTGGTGAAGATGGTAACAGCATCCTTTTCCATACCTGCAAAACCCAGAAACCCACAGCTCATCATCCAGTCATGCTACCACAGCATGCAGAGGAAAAAAGTTACTCAGGTTGTTCCAAATGCTTTGATGCCATCATTACAAAAGAAAACCATAGTATTGTTTGCTTCCATTGAGAAAATAATGTGTCTCCCTTATTAACAGCACCTTGCAAAAGCTCTTATTTCAAGAAATCCTGTCATATTTTAATCACATTACCACCACAAACATCCATGTATTTCACTGCAACTGATACACCAGCACAAATTAACACATAGTttagaagtggaaggaaattaatgctgttttcatttttgttttgtttttttacaaataaaacacagaaaaagggttgcatgcatttatattcaggtCCCTTTAATCTGAGACCCTCCAAATAAGTTCCAGTGCGCCTCATCCTCTTCAGAAGTCACATAATGAGTGACTTTATCTCAGAATCTTACCAAGCTCTTCTGAAAAGGTCTCAGATGTTTGTAAGAGAACATTACTGAACAAACTAACATCATGAAGAGCAACGAAAACCgtagacaggtcagggaggaaggTTTAAAACGGGTTTAGGCTATAAAACAACATATCTAGCATTAAACGGTGAAGAATCCATCACTTGTGAGTAGGGATGCCAACAATCGACTTATGATATATTGTCGATTAATGGTTTATTAGATTAAAGTTCATTCAATCCGATTAACTGATAGCGTCCGTTAGAGGGATCTTCTCTCAGTGTTGTAGTGTGGCCACCATCCAGAAGAGGGCGCCAGCCCTCACCTTTACCACAGTAGTTGTAAAAGAAATAATCATGGTGCAGCCATGCCAGAACAGGATCGTGAAAACGTCCAAAAGGAGTTCACACTGTTTGATGACAATAAGGATGCAATACTGATCATAAGAAGTTCAGTTTAAGGTTTGCCACAAATCACGAGGAGGACGTAGCAAACCTGTGGAAGACGGGTCCCTGGTCAAATGAGAAAAATAGTAAACCTTTCAGATACcattcaaaataacaaaaatgtgtaGAATACATATccctaaaaaagaaaactttgcaATGCTTTAGtctgtaaagtgacaaaaagtGAGAAGGTTCAAAGGATAGTACCTTTACAAGGTGCTGGACCACATTCACAGCTCCAGCTTAAGCCccgcgtacactgtacgagtttttccccttttcgggccgattcttcagtcgtgcgagcattttttgaatcaggccgaatttcagcttgatcgtagagggggggaggaggggggactggcttctcacgactacctcccgatcaggaatcggacgatcgtgaaaatcaaacatgtttgaaattcagtcggctgtcgtgaggtttttgtgagcgcatcctgctgttcaagcagagctacgagggggcgccctcccctcctctccatccccgccagcggagggaggggagcgggcgtccctgaagcgacCTCCgcccggtgttggggagggcgagccgtcaggtccgcgcaacgcgctggccgcgtgtttcggcactcctccgctcgcGGGGGGAGGGGTGCGGGCCAGgtgacctgccgtgccgcgcggccgccgatgcgtctcgtctctcctctctctcccctccgttcccccgacgcccggtgcctcctgcgggcctcgccagagctgggctcgaacccctgctctgggtccctgtcacctaccgttgctcgcctgcctctgccaccacagtgagcggtcccagaggggacacggcgtacagtgtgagcactccggtctcgtccgagcgtcgcgccgcacagatcgtgagcggtgaactttttaaaccccgcggttccgtcgcacagtttgagatgtatataagtaccacgactgaaaaactcgtacagtgtacgcccggctttagacATTTCCACTTTTCATAATTAATCACTttgacaaatttcagacatttctCAGCAAAAAGCTGGAATATAAAGCTGACTCACTTTTCATGAGCGTGTCGGAGAGGTCCCGCAGAGTGCTGTTGGACTGCCCCTTGCAGGGAGTCCCTGTCCTGGAAGGGGCCTGTCTGCTGGGTGTCTC belongs to Fundulus heteroclitus isolate FHET01 chromosome 11, MU-UCD_Fhet_4.1, whole genome shotgun sequence and includes:
- the LOC105932208 gene encoding A-kinase anchor protein 10, mitochondrial isoform X2 — its product is MSFFKRKAKSKEPERVSDAKVNKAPVVPQSPSQGPRNHNAVLDVAGPSHVAISAISANMDSFARGRTAILKKQPSHMEAAHFGDLGHSSVNYQPQETRSRMSKTVDQVLRDNVAMPHFMHCMEHRRADHLVRFWLEAESFRSASWSRVRAQNLNSVKHSSLAEPVALPPDGPELDQNTLNDVALHNSRGNPSPLSNRRDSTSAETDPKANPSRAETPSRQAPSRTGTPCKGQSNSTLRDLSDTLMKSMEKDAVTIFTKYISPDAVRPIPITEQIRNDIVAKICGEDGMVDPNCFVIAQSVVFSILEQQHFTDFLRSHHFCKYQIEVLTSGSVFLADILFCESALFYFSEYMEKEEAMNILQFWLAADNFQNQLAAKKGQYDGQEAQNDAMILYDKYFSLQATNPLGFGDSVRMEIESNICREGGPLPDCFTTPLRQAWTTMEKVYLPGFLSSNLYYKYLSDLINSVRGDEFVSLGTQGQGGPADNDRSSSNASESSQAQGAKKAAIKILKNFDEAITVDVASLDPEMLYQRPYAGKMTFGKVNELGQFIREAEPEPDVKKSKGSMFSQAMKKWVQGNSDEAQEEMAWKIAKMIVNDVVHQSNHDSPGKSTKL
- the LOC105932208 gene encoding A-kinase anchor protein 10, mitochondrial isoform X1, with translation MSFFKRKAKSKEPERVSDAKVNKAPVVPQSPSQGPRNHNAVLDVAGPSHVAISAISANMDSFARGRTAILKKQPSHMEAAHFGDLGHSSVNYQPQETRSRMSKTVDQVLRDNVAMPHFMHCMEHRRADHLVRFWLEAESFRSASWSRVRAQNLNSVKHSSLAEPVALPPDGPELDQNTLNDVALHNSRGNPSPLSNRRDSTSAETDPKANPSRAETPSRQAPSRTGTPCKGQSNSTLRDLSDTLMKSMEKDAVTIFTKYISPDAVRPIPITEQIRNDIVAKICGEDGMVDPNCFVIAQSVVFSILEQQHFTDFLRSHHFCKYQIEVLTSGSVFLADILFCESALFYFSEYMEKEEAMNILQFWLAADNFQNQLAAKKGQYDGQEAQNDAMILYDKYFSLQATNPLGFGDSVRMEIESNICREGGPLPDCFTTPLRQAWTTMEKVYLPGFLSSNLYYKYLSDLINSVRGDEFVSLGTQGQGGPADNDRSSSNASESSQAQQGAKKAAIKILKNFDEAITVDVASLDPEMLYQRPYAGKMTFGKVNELGQFIREAEPEPDVKKSKGSMFSQAMKKWVQGNSDEAQEEMAWKIAKMIVNDVVHQSNHDSPGKSTKL